In Oncorhynchus keta strain PuntledgeMale-10-30-2019 unplaced genomic scaffold, Oket_V2 Un_contig_5685_pilon_pilon, whole genome shotgun sequence, the sequence TGGCTTTTCCCCTCATCCAAGGGTTCCGGACCTCTCCCACCTCTTAATAGCTTGCAGCAACAAAGACAACGGCAGATCGAGTCTCTCAAAGCTGCCCACTCCAGGTAAATCAACATCACGTACTAGcaatgctaactagctagttatGGCTAATCCGTGGCTTGTCAGCCTTGTTAGCTTGCTAAAGTATTTGCTACTATTTAAAGCGTTGTCACAAGGTGTAATTAGTGTATCGTGCGATGTCCTGCTCGCTAACGTTAGTGCCCCCATCACAACACCGACAGTTGATGGGACTAGGTCAGATTAAAGTATTAGGTATTGTTTACAagtgacattagagagaggtgcCCCTCCGCGCTCTCCTAGATAGTCAGCCTAACTTTATAGGTGACATAATTGTAACGTTATGTAACTAATATGAACAATATGTCTAATGTATACGTGTGTCACTATCGTTTTCAATATACTAGCTAGCTAAATACGTTTTGGATTGACGTGTCAAAGTATTGTGTGTAAAGTGGATAAACTGGTTTGTATCTAACGTTACATGTTTCGGTTTTCTTCTCCTACAGCTTAGCCGAGATCCAGAAAGATGTGGAGTACAGAATCCCTTTCACAGTCAACAACTCAACCATCAACGTCAACATGTGAGTGAGCTGCACGTTTACAGAGTTCGCATTAACAGATGAATACATGTTTACGTTTTAGCATCAACATATGAGCATGTTGTCCCATCAGTGTCAACATGTGTGTCAACCCCAATAGCTCATCCTGCCCTTGGTTTACAGTACAGCTGGGTTAATCTTCCATTTACTTGGCTATGTCTGACTTGTTTATTTATTTCTTGCAGGATCAATAGGACTCAAACCCTCAGAACTCATAGGCTACTATCACTTTCAATGACCTCTCTGTACCTTTCTCCCCctatcccccctcttctcttctcgtcCTCTCCAGCTTGCTTCCGCCTCAGTTTCCCCAGGAGAAACCAGCAGTCAGTGTGTACCCTCCAGTAGGACATCACCTGGTAGACAGCAACAATGGCACCATGGTTACCAGCCCCTCATTACCAATGTAAGTCCTATGTAAGTCCTTCTCAACTAGATAGACCTAAATAACATCCTATGTCAACCATACAAGAGACAAGGGAAGCTAAATCTGTGGTGATCTGAGTGGTAGCCATTTGATGTTTTCTCTAGGTATTTATACCTTGTCTGTATAGGGGCAGGTGTTGACATGGATGCAAACATCTGGTATTCATGTGCTTGTCATGAAGCTAACAGGCCTATGTTCTCAGTTTGGAATGCATTCAGATCTGGGCAAAGTCATCCAGAGTCTCCTGGATGAGTTCTGGAAGAGTCCACCGGTCCTGACGTCTGGCCCCACCGGCTTCCCTTAgtcagtacccacacacacacataacatgtcATCATGTAATCCTTTGTTGGCCGTTGAAGGCAAATTCTTTGGGTTGCGTGTAATACGCAATGAAAGGACGATCAAAAGGTGTAAAAGGTCACATGAGACAGCCGTAATAACTGCCATAGCTTTACAGTAAAGGATACAAGGAGGCAGAAAGACTAGCTCAGTGACTAGTGTCATTTAACTGAGTACAGTTTCTTCACAAAGGGAGCCCATTCTCATCAGCTTTCTGTTTCTCCCATCTTTcctccctgtcatctctctctgttgtgcaGTAACATGTACAAGCCGTCGGGGATGCCTCCCTACCCCCACAGAGCTTCCACTATGGGCTGCGCCCCGTGGGCCCCACCCCGCCCCATGCCCCACGCGGGTGTAGAGGGAGCTCACGGTCACTGCCCTCCCTGGGCAGCAGCCCCTGTCTACGGCCTCATCACAGACCTGCCTCTCCCGTACCCACCGCAGACTCCCAGGTAAACGCACTACCACAGGTTCATTGAAGTGTAGTTTACCCAGTAGGTATCTGGCTAATACCAGACCGACATAATAACTAAATGTATAAGTTAAGGAGACTACTTGGCATGCAGTTTAGACGCCCAAGAGGTTTAATGTAGCAATGTTTCATCAGGACAGACAAATACCCACAGacgagaggtcgaccgattaatcggaatggccgattaattagggccgatttcatgTTTTTTCATAATCAATCGGTGAAATCAGTATTTtgggtgtatatatatgtgtatttaaaaaatttttttaatatatatatatatatatatatatatatatatatatatatatatataaaaatatttttttatataccttttatttaactaggcaagtcagttaagaacacattcttattttcaatgacggcctaggaacagtgggttaactgccttgttcaggggcagaacgacagattttcaccttgtcagctcggtggattcaatcttgcaaccttacagttaactaatCAAAAGCAAtaatgacctgcctctctctcattgcactTACACAAATgtagtaagccaaggtaagttgctagctagcattaaacttatcttataaaaaacaatcaatcataaccactagttaactacacatggttgatgatgttactagatattatctagcgtgtcctgcgttgcatataatctgactgagcatacaagtatctaagtatctgactgagcggtgggaGGCAGAAGCAGCattttcgtgcgttttgccagcagctcttcgttgtgcgtcaagcattgcactgtttatgacttcaagcctatcaactcccgagatgaggctggtgtaaccgaagtgaaatggctagctagttagcgcgcgctaatagtgtttcaaacgtcactcgctctgagcct encodes:
- the LOC118374439 gene encoding LOW QUALITY PROTEIN: vacuolar protein sorting-associated protein 37A (The sequence of the model RefSeq protein was modified relative to this genomic sequence to represent the inferred CDS: inserted 5 bases in 4 codons; substituted 1 base at 1 genomic stop codon) gives rise to the protein MNWLFPSSKGSGPLPPLNSLQQQRQRQIESLKAAHSSLAEIQKDVEYRIPFTVNNSTINVNILLPPQFPQEKPAVSVYPPVGHHLVDSNNGTMVTSPSLPMXLTGLCSQFGMHSDLGKVIQSLLDEFWKSPPVLTSGPTGFPYNMYKPSGMPPYPXQSFHYGLRPVGPTPXPMPHAGVEGAHGHCPPWAAAPVYGLITDLPXPVPTADSQAGLNGHMYKMPEIPETFPELSEMRLPQLKDMSEQEDVLLELFVCLPQLKQVTTDKEELVNSIVDMAKKNLQLEPQLXGTRQEMLFKYEQLTQNKSAFETKMQRQHDISESCSLSALQARLKVAAHQAEEESEETAESFLEGKTDIDDFLANFMEKRTLCHSRRAKEEKLQQSINTHGQFPSSH